In Solanum lycopersicum chromosome 3, SLM_r2.1, the genomic stretch atattttgcaGTAGAGCTTTATTTTCAGTACTGCAAGTGAAGGAATAACCTGCTGGAGAATTACAAAAGGAGGAGAAATTGAATTGCTTCAGCTGCTATACAAACTTTTCGACTGAAGAAGTCTTGTAAGTAGCTGTAGTCTTCATTCTTAATTTGCACCTTAGAGCCTTACTTTCAGATTctgtttttcattttatttctgtTGAATGGTTAACTTATTCCTTTACTCATACAACCTCCATTAATGGTATGTTCTCTGGAAAGATTTCATGTATCGTTGCATACATATGTGGTTCATTGAGCCATTTTCTGATCTTCAAGACTTCTCCTTTCTGAATGGAACTTCCCTAGAAATGCTATACAGACCATAAATTCTCATTGCTTCACAGTGGCAGTCGCGTGTTTCTGTGCTTCAATCAATTTACATGGTTGAGATAAGTGCATAACGTCTAACATGATAACTTAGGAACatactaaaatttaatttgttaccTAATAGGACATTCAGATCACAATCAAGGATGTGGAATTACTGCATTAACAGAATGTAATTTATTCTATGGGATTTTGCTTTTGCAGCTCTTGTTTTGTGTCATGGCAGGTCATATGAAGCTCAACACCATTCTACAAGTTGtcatcttgttttttttttatgaacacAAACCACTAATTTCCAACAATTTACTCTCAACTAAACACAGTTCTACTAATAATCTTTATTTTTGTGATCTGTTGTTTAGTAGTTTTTCCATTACATAGAATGTTGGGGAAAATGACAAAATGGTCCCTTATTTTTTTAGTAGTAGATTCAAAGTAGCTTTAGTATCAATTGAACAATTTTAATCCATTAAATAATTACCCATCTCGATTGTTAAATTTAACcgaaaatatgaaattctttTTCAACTATAGACTACAATTTTGTGATTCAGAAACTGCAATATAATAAAACTACacaaatacaaagaaagaaaggaaaatccGTCTATAAGGgtcatttttgtcattttgtcgccgtttttctttgtttcttagtCTGCTTTAGTTCTCCTAGCTATGATAGAAGCAAGTCGCTAAGCGAAGcagtgtgtgagagagagagagagagcggAGTATGACGACACGAATAGCTCCGGGGGTCGGAGCAAACCTTCTCGGCCAACACGCGGCGGAGCGTAACCAAGACGCCACCGCCTATGTCGGTAATCTCGACCCTCAGGTATTTCTCTTTCCTTCTAATCCTAGGGTTTCTCCTCTTTGTTGACGCTTGTGGTGCAATTGCATAATGTCTGTAATAGGAACGGCTACGGAGAAAACAGCTGATTTAAACGCAACACAGAGACAGTATCACTAGTAAAACTGTAAAATGTTTTCCCTCTACGCAAAAACTTCTCAAAAGTCTAGGTCGTAAACATCTCACAAAAGTAGAAAGAGCAGAGTCAAATGGTTCAGTTCATTTTAGAACTCGCTTAAGTTTGACTCCATGAAAAATGAGCTGGTGgggtttgatttttttttcctggATACTGTTGTCCTCTGCCACAAGCTACTCACTGATTGtttttttcctatttctttGTTGCTTTCAGGATAGAATTAACTCAggaaattgagattttttttctagattCAGGTTACTGAATGTTTTTCTTTGGTTGATTGGTAGATTTCTGAAGAGTTGTTATGGGAGCTGTTTGTTCAAGCAGGTCCAGTAGGTATGTCGATTTTAACTGAATAGGTGGCCTCTTTAAAACGGGAATAAATCAGTGGAGATTCTtgataaaagttattttaacaCTCTTTGTGTTTAAATTTTCATCAGCATACTCTTAGTCTTTGTTTAATATTTGGAGATTTTTAGATTCTTTTATATCTCACTTGTTTGCTATATAAATCAATGTGTGTTGCAGTAAATGTTTATGTCCCCAAGGACAGAGTTACGAATGCTCATCAGGGTTACGGTTTTGTGGAATTCCGAAGTGAAGAAGATGCTGACTATGTAAGTGTATTGGTTGTTTTTCTTGTCATAGTAGTTTTACTTGCTGAAGTTGTTATCTATTATGTTTGTCCCCATGGATTGGTTTTTGGTATTTCTTGCTTTCTCTATCTAATGCACCACCAATGCAGGCAATAAAGGTACTGAATATGATAAAACTTTATGGAAAACCAATACGTGTAAATAAGGTACTGCCATGCCATTGATGCATTTACCCTTATTATAATGAATATTTCACATTTTCTTTAATCTAATAATGTATCCTGGTACAGGCATCACAAGATAAAAAGAGTGTTGATGTTGGTGCCAACTTGTTTGTTGGGAACCTTGATCCTGTAAGCAATTTATATCCTTGATAGTAGCTTATGAACTCTTGTGTTCTTCTCAAATCAAATGCACCTGCTTGTGGACATTGGATAACAACATCATATGCATATTATATCACCTTGCTCATGCTAGCACCTTTATTAACTTATGAACACATTTCTGTTTTATATGCAGGATGTAGATGAGAAGCTTCTCTACGACACTTTTAGTGCTTTTGGAGTTGTTGTCTCAAATCCAAAGgttaacattatttttcttcttctatcaTATGATTCATGATTCTTCATTTTTCTGCTTTTAAAGATGCTGTCTGGACTTCCTACTTactaaagaaaaagaacagcTCAATCTGTGTTGATTAATTCTCGCCTATTTGGTATCCATGCTTCGAATTATGTTTTTAGCTCCCAACAATCTTATCTTGCTAGTTTGATTGTGGTTGCGTTTATTGTTGATGCATCTAGAATCACATCACTAGgcaaaataggaaaaaatttcCTCCTCCTGCATGGATGGCAGCTCATTTTCTCCTCTTACACCACCAcaactctttatctttttttgtgTGACAACTCATTCAGCCAACTCCAACTAATTTAGGGCTGAGGTGTAGTTGATTGGTCGATTGATTGTATCTTCTTCGCATACGGCAGATCTGACCAGATATTTACTACTCCATCTTTGCCGACAGGCAAAGGTCGGCAAAGCTACATTGCACCTGTTGGATTTTTAACAGGATTAAATGGATCTCTATGGATACTGGAAATGTGTAGGGGAAAGTGCTGTCATGTTACATTGACAGCAACTCATTTCAACATGCAAGACCAGCTTGAATGACAAACTATGCATGTATTGGTTTTTTTAAGAAGGAACAATGCATACATTTTACTAGGACCACATAGTTACTTGCCATTTATTGGTGGTTTTTGTTAAATTCTGATGTATCTTTTCTTCCAGATTATGCGAGACCCCGAGACAGGGAATTCCCGGGGTTTTGGTTTTATTAGTTATGATTCATTTGATGCCTCTGATGCAGCAATTGAGGTAACTCTCCTTTTACCTCTTTCCTTTTCAACCATAAATTCAGATACGTGATATATTGTGACTTACTAGTCCAAAAAAGTTCAAATCTAAATGTTATTACTGTTTGACTTGGAGCCTGTGCTATGTGTGGACTCCTGTCTTCTTTTAATGTCTGGATTATAAATTGGGATACATTTCTGATCAGACTTTAGAGGATAAGCTATTTGCATGCTATGGAGGTTGTAATGTGTTGAAAATGGAGTATTTTCCTGTTTGGTTTGTACAATTGTTTTATCTGGTTCAGTCATAATACAATCACATTGACAGGCTGATATCGATAAAATCTCacttacaaataaataaatagtgtGCAGTATACATCTTCCAAGCATTGAATATCTTATCTCAGACACGTTTAAGTGCCCAATATGATGATTTAAACTGTCTATTGTTTCAGTTCCTAATTTGTAATTGAATCTACTTGACACTGCTAAATCAGCTTCCTGAAATCCTCTTAAATTATAAAGACTCTGTTATTGGTAAAGATATGGAAAACTTGAGTGCAGATCTTGTGTCTTCATATGACATTACTAGTTTACATGTTTGGAGAACACTGGATTTTTAATGTATTGTTGCTTTTGAGGTTTCAAATCCTCTGTTCATGCCAGATGCTTTCTAGCTGATGCATCTGGACTTTGACTACCAACTTGGTGTTTCTGCAGGCTATGAATGGTCAATATCTTTGCAATCGCCAAATCACGGTGTCCTATGCCTACAAGAAAGATACAAAGGGAGAACGTCATGGAACCCCTGCTGGTAAGAATGAATTTGTgtttaagaaaaatgaattgAGAATGCTAGGATGTGGATACTTGTCTTCGGTCAAGATTGTTGAATGTTTTGCTTGTTGCGaatttaaatgttgaatttattttttagttatttggACCATAAGTTTGTGGAAGAGTGAGCTATTATTTTGATTACTTCAACGTGTGTAACAAGGGGTATGAGTGGGGGGATTCAGTAAAATGCACAAGTTGCTAATTGTGCATTTTCTCTGCGATTtgaatttcatttacttttattatctttttgaaTTATGTAGTCATTACTTTTCCAATACACTTTGGGGCAATTCTGATCTGTTGTGGATGATATGCAGAGAGGGTTTTAGCTTCGAGTAATCCAGGTACCCAGAAAAACAGGCCTCACACCATGTTTGCAAGTGGACCCCCGACACTTCCCGGTGTTCCTCAAGCCAATGGTGCGGTTGGTGCTCCTGTTCCCCCACGTCCATTTGCAAATGGTCCTATGCCTCCAGCTCCTGTTCCAGCAATTCGGCCACCACCTATGCAGCCTAATATCTACCCACCAATGCAGATGCCTCCACCACAAGCTTGGCAGGGACAGCCTATGCCACCACCAGTTGCAGGTGGCATTCCGCAGCAGCAAATGCAATTCAGAGGAATGCCACCTCCGCCGCCCCCACAGTTAGCTCCACCCCTAAATAGGCCCCCTCCACCACCAGCTGCAATGGGTGGTAATGTTTGGCGTCCGCCACCACCTCCTCAGCACTTCAATGGCGGTCATCATGCTATGCCCCATATGTCGATGCAGCCACCCCCTCCACCTCCTGCACCAGGTTGAAAATTGGAGATGCCTAATTTTGTACTACTTTGAATGTTTTTCCTTTCTGggatataacatatttttaaaatagtactTGCACTGTAAAAACGTGTTGATGTTggtatttcaaacttttagttGAGGATTTTTTGATTTGGATATAACTTTTGTTTTTGACCTTTATTATCGGAGACAggaatttgataatttttgtgGGAAGGCCATATGCAATCTCTGATGTGTATCGTAACAATACAAACACATTACAAAATTAGATAGACCATCATCCGTACTTTGACAACAATGTTTGATGATGTTAAACACCACGGTTAGAGCTAAAACTATGCTTGTTTTTCATGCTCTCTctgttcatttttacttgtcatgGTTGACTTAAAAGCACCAGTAAAAGTGAAATGGACAGACTTCAACTTTTCAGGTTTTAGTGTATAGCAAAAGCCCTCAATACGCTGGTAAGTTAATGTTTTTGCCAAATATTGAACTTTGATCATACATCAAATTGTGAATATTGAATCGCCTAAAATTAGGTTTCTTTGTTTCTAAACAGTTATTTCTCCAATTTTGCATATTCGGTCACTAATTTTTTCTCCTGTTGGGTGCGGCTGACTCTGTTTGAATGGTAGAATATATTCCTTCGAGCGGTAGCATTCAAACGTAAAAGTTGAttctaattatataaagtatGCTATTTTTATAACAATTATCATCTGCAATAATATCAATCAAGCTTTTCTCTTTGGAACGCAATTCCTTTTTAGATAAACCACGTCAGATTATAGTTCCTGTGTTGATTAAAATTGTATTGCGTGAACTTTAGGAATGATAGAATCCAAGTTTTAGATGAATAGTTGAATTAATAGTAGGATTTGCAAGAGACAAGTGTTGAGTAGTTCGAATATTGACTAGTAGATGATAGATAAGGTCCATTTTCAGATTAGGACCCAACACGTCTTACACACGCCTAAAATCTCATGTGGTCCCTCCTTTCTTTCTCTATCCTATTGAAATTTCCTACTACTTCCCCAAAAATGCCTTTATCATCCTTAAATATCTATTTATGGCTAACAGTTATCAAATcttgaaactaaaaaatattctattctctttaatttttggTCTAATAATGTTGTGTTGTTTTATTAACCATAGTCGAAAGTCATCCGTTACGTCATAGatttctcaaataatatttgattaataattattcatacaatttatccaaatattttttatctcaaattttcaaataataatttttttaatatttgtgtcAAATCTAATTATCtgagatcttttgaaaattgaaattttacaccaaaatcttttataaaaacacTCTATAATAGTTATTTgtgttgtattacataattttttttatgtaaacaCCAAGGTAGTAATTAAACAGTTAGTGAATATGAAAGTCATGATCTGGTGGTTGACGGAAATGATGAACAATCGGCTCAGGATaacaaagttatttattttgtctGATGTATGAAATGATACTTATTGCACCACATTGCTTTGGTGTCATGAAAACTACTTGTTATTTATTACAGCGAATATTCAATTGATTAATAATATAAactattaattgattttaatagtttttaaaatgtataaatagaaattataatttttttaaaaaataaaatatatttcctaAATACTACAATCGATTGAAATTTTCGCTAGTGACGGACTTGACAAATATTCCTTGGGCACCacctatctttaaaaaaaaaaaaagaaaaaagataatccaagatacaaaagaaaatgtttaaCATTAACTTACCATGGGAatgtttcatttaaaaaatatttatttgaaattaaatatgTCGAATATAAAGGAATCATATTCTTTATGAACAacctaaaaagttaaaaaatattcatttggtctatttttatttattatattataatttttaattaattttaaaattaaattaaattatattaatttaatattttaaaaaaaattataaaaaaaatacagtatatattttttttaattctgttatgctaaaaataaataaattataaaatgttaatcCCCTACACGGCGGCCGAAACCTTTCCTTTCTCGTGGGGTTCCTTCTTACGCTTCTAAACTTTTCCCTCCTATATATATTACACATATTTCCGCCATTAAAACCACCATTTCAagttttactctttctcatacTATTACTTCCAGATCAACGACAATGGCTGCTACCGACAATGTCAACAATAACTCCGTTTCCAAGCCTTCTCTTTACCTTCAGAACATGGATGAGGTGCAGAAAGTGTTTCAACGGTTCGACACGAACGGCGACGGCATGATATCCGGCGAAGAGCTCTCCGGCGTCATCAGTGCTCTTGGATCTGGTACATCTCCTGAAGAAGTCTCTCGTATGATGAATGAAATTGATTCTGACAGAGACGGTTTCATTAGCCTTCAGGAATTTGCTGAGTTCTGTAAAGGCGACATTAACAGCATCGGTGACGGTGGCGTTAGGGAGCTTCGTGAAGCGTTTGATCTGTACGATCAGGACAGTAACGGATTGATCTCCGCCGCTGAGCTTCATCAGATCCTGACTCGTTTAGGCGAAAACTGCTCCGTTCAGGACTGTACCAAAATGATCAACTCCGTTGATTCCGACGGCGACGGTTACGTTAGCTTTGAAGAGTTTAAGAAGATGATGACTACCAGCAAGTAGGCTCTTTCTAGTCTTTGTTTTACTATCCCTTTTTAGCGGCTGATAAAGGTGAGGTGCACGGGATTATAGTGCGTCCCCTTTATAGGATATAGTTTCTACCTCTAACTGATGATAGACGGAGAAACCGTAAGGATAAACTTTAAGATGAATTTGTTAGGGT encodes the following:
- the LOC101244943 gene encoding uncharacterized protein, whose amino-acid sequence is MTTRIAPGVGANLLGQHAAERNQDATAYVGNLDPQISEELLWELFVQAGPVVNVYVPKDRVTNAHQGYGFVEFRSEEDADYAIKVLNMIKLYGKPIRVNKASQDKKSVDVGANLFVGNLDPDVDEKLLYDTFSAFGVVVSNPKIMRDPETGNSRGFGFISYDSFDASDAAIEAMNGQYLCNRQITVSYAYKKDTKGERHGTPAERVLASSNPGTQKNRPHTMFASGPPTLPGVPQANGAVGAPVPPRPFANGPMPPAPVPAIRPPPMQPNIYPPMQMPPPQAWQGQPMPPPVAGGIPQQQMQFRGMPPPPPPQLAPPLNRPPPPPAAMGGNVWRPPPPPQHFNGGHHAMPHMSMQPPPPPPAPG
- the LOC101259138 gene encoding calcium-binding allergen Ole e 8 codes for the protein MAATDNVNNNSVSKPSLYLQNMDEVQKVFQRFDTNGDGMISGEELSGVISALGSGTSPEEVSRMMNEIDSDRDGFISLQEFAEFCKGDINSIGDGGVRELREAFDLYDQDSNGLISAAELHQILTRLGENCSVQDCTKMINSVDSDGDGYVSFEEFKKMMTTSK